One Phocoena phocoena chromosome 5, mPhoPho1.1, whole genome shotgun sequence genomic window, TTGGGGCTCTAACGGGCCCACCATGCACTCCTGGGCCCCCACTCCCACGCGGAGGGCAAACTATACAGTGGTTGGGGCAGGTGCGCTGCACTGCCAGGACCCCAGGTCAGTCCGAGTCCACACTGCTCGGAGCTCCTCTCCTGAGCTGGCACTGGCCAGACTGAGCAGACGGCCCACAGCCAACCTCGCTTCTTCAGGCCTGACGTTAAGATTCTGCTCGTTTAGGGATTCCAGGGCCTGGACTTGGGGTTCTGCTCCAAGGATGACCTCTTACTTGCTGACTTCTGGGTCAGCAGATGACCAAGCAACTTTCTTACACACATACTGTCACAAAATACACCAAACACGAGGCAGACAGGATCACACACCTTGGGCAAGGGTGGGGGGTGATACTGATTCAAAAGAGCAAATGAACGCACACACGAGATACCTGGTTCAAACTGGTTTATTTCCGCTTGTAACACTAGCAGAGGAGAGTCCAAAACAGACTGACATACATGGATATAGTTTAAGTGTAACAAAGAAGGTTTGAACTATGTACAcggagggagggaaaggatttTTCGTATCAACCTTTTCCTGTTTTGCAACTTCTGAACAGTAGAAACTAAACATTTTTTCCCAACTTAAGTTAGTATGAAGGAATACAACTTTTACGATCAACCGTTTGTCCTTAAGCATAAAACGTGAGAAATTTTGGCTGCGGTTGTCTTGGCTCCTGAAGTCCGGGTATTGTCAGAACGTAAGAAAAGAGATTCCGTGAAGCCCAGAAGGAACTTAATGGCAACGATGTCCAATCGAAGGGCAGACACGCTGCACGCCACGGAGATGACAAGTGATGTCGGCCCTCCTCGACTCCAAGTAGAAAGCAGTACTTTCATCAAACGAACCGGAAGTGAGCCAAACAGTTAAAAAGTCAGAATGAAGAATGAAACAATTCTTTTCACATAGAGGAGGGATACTCCTTCAGCCCCATTTAAAGTGAATTCTGTGCTGAGTCCCTGCTCCTCCAGAAGGAGAAACTGAAGGTCAGTTATTGCTAGCAAAGCCAGAGGCGGCCCCTTTTCCACCTCGAAGATGTTTCACACGAAAAGGCTGTTGGTTTGGCTTGAAGGCCTCGGAGGAAGGAGGAGTACAGAGGTGGAGGCAAGCCCTGTGCAGCGGGGGGGCAGTTCAGGTCAGCTCGGGCCACCTTCTGCCTCCTTGAGACCAGAGGCTTTTACCCACGTGGAGTTGAGCAGAGGGTGTTATCTGGGCCCCTGGGGAGGAGAGGCCACCGTACTTTGCCAACCAAAACCTAAGGAGCAATCAAAGCCCAAAGGATCAAAGCCCAGTGGCCAGAAGAGCAGCTTCGGAAATCAATGTCaattgcaggggtggggggtgcccAGCTCAAGTCTGGAGAGCCGAGGTCTTTGAAACGCAGGTCAGCTGTGACTTGGGCAACAGCATGGACACGGGCGGCTAATAAGGCCACAATTACTGCCACCACCGCCCAGGGTCTATGCTTGAGTAGACATGAGGCAGTGGGAACTGAGGACCAGAGGGCACGTGGTAAACAAAGGATGGATTTTTATCAGAAAAGAGAGGATACTCGAGGACGTGCCTGCCCCATTGACCTTGCACAGCCTGCACCAGGTGAACTCGGGCATGGGTAAGGTTCCTGAGAACAGGTGGTGAACCAGATGGGGCGAGACAGGCACTGCTCTGTAGGCGGCATGAGGCCTCTGAAGGACACTAATAGTGCTACATCTCCTGGGCTGCTGAAAAGTAGGCAAAGAACAGGCTTCATTGCACATTTCGTTCTTAGAAAACTGGGGATTGCCCTGCAGAGGTCCTTGTGATCTGCAGGAACCCGACACCAATGCAGATGGAATCACGGGTGACCTCTGAAActcaagggaagaaaaaaaagtccagtGATTGGTCTTTCCGGGGCCATGCTTGCACCTGGGATCCTCAGGCCAGATGGACCCTTGTCTGGCTTGGTCACTGTGGTGGGCAGATGCCTGGGAGGAGGTAGCGTGCCCAGGAGAGCTGGGTGGACCTGTTTGCTCTCCGACCGGGGCCAGCCCTTGACACACTGCCAGCAGGAAGCTGGGGCAAACTTTCCAAATGGGGAAAACTTCTTGGCAAACGTGCAGGTCCCGGAAAGAGGCTGGAACCACGATTCTCAATTCCAACGGGCCtgactccctctctccttccctggaaCCAGACCACCCAGAGGAGCAGATGTAGACCCTGGGCTGGGAGGGCCCTGGGCCCAGCTCCACAGCATCAGACTAGAGGTAACAAAAGGATCAAAGACGGGGTGGGAAACGAGAACAGTTTACATTACAGATGATGATTCTGAAATAGTCTTTCTGAGCTCAAGAGACTGGCGGCAGATAGCCCACGGAAGGCCGTAGAGAACCCAGTCAGGCTCTGTCTGTCCATCCGTCTCCCGAGCAGCCCAGCACTTCATAAATAAATGGGGTGGTACCGCTTGTGGCTGATCTTTTTCCTGCAAGTTGGGCAAGTGTTAGCATTCTTAAGGGAATCACGGAGGCACTGGCTACAGAAGACGTGGCCACATTCTGTAGAAACAATGAGACGTCCATTCTGCACAatctagaaaacataaaaaagaacaggCTTCATGTCTGGCCTTGTACCAGAGCAGCGGGAGCCCCCAGAGAATCCACTCCCAACCGTCTCTAAGATGCCGAATGAGAGGAGGGGGGCCAAGGGCTGCAGCAGGAAAAGCAGGGAGATGGTCTGAAGAACTAAAGATGCTGCTCTGTAGGCTCAGGCAAGTATGAGCAGAGTCTCTGAAGCCGAGAGCAGAGGCAGCAGCCAGTCTCCGGCAGCGACAGCCCAAGGGGGTTTGACGAACCTCCAGGCACCCAGTGGGGCAGTGCCCTAGGGCCTGGGGCCACAGTGAACACTGGCAGCTTCCAATTAGGCCAGGTAGGGAATACACAGGACTGATGCACAGGGCAGCCCAGAGTTCAAGACTGTAGGGCCCAAGAAGATGGCACCCTCCCCCTTCACAGAGGTGTGCCAAGCCATGTGCCAACCCAAGCGTGACTGCAAAACAGAGGCATCAAAAGCCCACCCAGTGAGGAGTGCTCTCTCATCTAATTCTTTCACTGAAGCAGTCTGAGAACCAGAATCAGGGAAGACACAGCTAAGTTTGCTTACCTCCGAGTACCCGTCCATGCAGATGGGACAACTGACAGTACCAGAGGGCCTAAAATCACAGTGCTCATGTCAGTTCCTCAGCAAACGCAAACATCAATTACTCTTAAGTGGCTTCATGTAAGCAGCCCACATCCCCTCACAAGAGCCTCCTCTGACCCTGCCTTAGCACAGGCACCCGGGACACTTACAAGATGGCCGGCTGTCccgatggggggtgggggaggctatgagaaaggggaggaaagagatGGGGGCAAGAGAAGGCACAGGCAACTGGAGTCGCCCTGTCCCCGCACCGCACCTCTGGCCTATGCTCCCTCAGAGCGCCCCCTTCCAGCCTCCCtgtctggggcaggggctgcgCCTAGCACCCCCTTCCTCCAAGGAGTCCTGCTGCAGAAGGCCGGGGGCCGCTGGGTCTGTTCTCCACCCCAGGTGGCGGGGCTTTGCCTTCAGCCTGGAGCTATTCACACCCGCCCAGCCAGTGCCTGGCACGCCCTGGTCACAGTGGGAACAGCCGAGCCCAGTTCCAGATCCACCTGCCACCCAGATGCTACAACGAGCCCTTCTTGAGCCCAGGGCTGAAGGTCAGTGTCTCTAATACCCTGCTTCCTGCCCCAACCTCTCCACTGAAAtatggagaggaaggaagaggatccTCACTCCAGGGACGATGGGGTCCCACGGATCCAGAAGCTTCCCGGCAGAGAGCCTGTCTCCAGCACGGCAGCAGAAGAGCAGCGGGCACGCTGTACCTGAGTCCGGTAGCGGCCTCCTCCCGGGCATttctgggggtgtgggtggtcACATACACGTCCTTGTCCCTGGGCAGCTCCTCGTCATCACTGCTCAGCACACAGCTGTCGGCATGCTCCTGGCGCAGCCTCCTGCCGTTCCTCCTTGGCCGCCTCCTTTCTGAGATGTGAGCCCACGTTCAGGGCAGGGCCTCCCAGTCCTACCACCCTTCACCACCCACCCTCCTTTCTGACTGGGAAAAGGCCAGTCCCAGCTGCACGGAGACCACCCTCCCATCTTCCCAAGAGAAGAAGCCCCCACCCCTGCTGCGTGCAGATGCCCAGGGGGACGTCTCCTCAGCAGGAAGGGGACCGACTGCAGGCGTAAGCAGCATCATCCCGGGAGTGTTCCCGCACCTACAGAGCTGGCAAGGCCCGAGGCCCTGCCGCCGCACCCTCATCAGTCCTCTACCCAGAcccaaggaaggagaggaaaccaCTCACCTTCAAcaatctttgaaaaaggagaaaaacaaaagagaaatacacaATTAATTTGACATAAAACACTCTGTATTCTTTTAAACTCTTAAAACGATAAAATTGAAGCATTTGTTTCAAATGCAAAATCCTCAGGAGCAGCCAAGCCTCCCAGCAGCCGACACACTGCGCCCCAGCCTGCAGGTGTTTGGTGAGTCTCTGGAAGCTGCGTGACCTGGGGAAGTTCCATACCCTCAGGAACTGCCAActtcctcttctgaaaaataGCGCCCCCTCGCTGCTGTGAGAACTAAGTGAGATCACAACGATGCCACAGGGCACCAGCGGCCTGAAGCTCACAACCAGCTCCACCCGTTCTCCTTGTTTTCACTCCACGTGGGCTACTGCTGGAGACGGAGCCTTTACTGGCAGAAGGGTTTGCAGTGCttaatactttattaaaaataattaaacagcCGAAGTAGGCCATGCAGGGACTACGGAGAGTAGCATACACCAAGGACCGAGATCAATCCAATCCTGTGTTCGAGGCCTACAGAAAGAGCTAGTGAGAACCTGACAAGCCCATCGCCTGACTACAGCACACCTATGCTTTGCTTTACTGCGCTTCAGATACCGCGTTTcttacaaattaaaggtttgtggcaaccctgtgtcaagcaagtctattggtaccatttttccaacatcatttgctcacttcgtgtctgtGTCACTTTTCagtaattctcacaatatgtCAAACttgttcatcattattatattcgCTATGGCTATATGTGATCGGTGATTTCTGATGttactactgtaattgttttgggcACCGTGAACCTCACCCATACAAGGcaatgaacttaattgataaatgtgtgttctgactgctccacagAACAACTCTTTCAtgactccctccctctttttGAGCCTCCCTACTCCCtacacacaacaatattgaaattaggccaattaataatcctacaatagggacttccctggtggtctagtggttgggactctgccctaccaaagcagggggcccgggttcgatccctggtcagggaactaaagcctgcatgccgcaactaaaacagcccatgtgccgcaactaagacccagcacagccaaataaataaatgaataaataaatatcaaaaaatatatatcctacaATAACCTCTAAGTCTTCAAATGAAAGGAAGAGCTGCAcatctcactttaaatcaaaacctAGAAATGATTAAGGTTactgaggaaggcatgtcaagcTGAGACAGGCCTAGAGCCAGGCCTCTTGCGCCAGTTAGCCCAGtcgtgaatgcaaaggaaaagctcttgaaggaaattaaagtgctactccagtgaacacacaatgataagaaagtgaaacagccttattgctgatgtgTAGAAAGTTcgagtggtctggatagaagatcaaaccagccacaacattctctTAAGCTGAAGCCTACTCAGAgaaaggccctaactctcttcaattctgtgaaggctgagagaggtgaggaagctgcagaagagaaGTCTGAAGCCAGCAGAGGTTGGCTCGTGAGGCTGAAGGAAAAAACACCGTCTCCATAACACCATATTGCAAAGGTAAGGCAGCAAGTGCTGGTGTAGAAGCTGTAGCAAGTTATCCAAAAGATCCAGCTAACatcattaatgaaggtggctacactgaacaacagattttcaatgcaGACAACAGCCGCTATTGGAAGAAGATACCATCTAGGAccttcatagctagagaggagaagtcagtgcctggcttcaaagcttcaaagcttcaaaggacaggctgactctctccttagctggtgactttaagttgaggccagtgctcatttaccattccaaaagtCCTAGAGCCCTTAAGAATGGTGCTCAATCTACCCTGCCTGTGCTctacaaatgaaacaacaaagcctggatgacagcacatctgtttacagaatcgtttactgaatattttaaactactgagacatactgctcagaaaaaaagatttctttcacaATATTACTGCTCACTGACAGTGCACCTGGTCAGCCAAGAGCTCTGACGGAGACGGACAATGAGATCAGTGATGTTTCCAAGCCTGCTAACACAGCATCCATcttgcagcccatggatcaaggagtcatttcaactttcaagtcttttaatttaagaaatatattttgtaaggaTAGCTGCCACAGACAGTAATTTCTCTCATGGATCCAGGCAAAGTAAACTAAAAACCTTCTGGAAGGGGTTCACcgttctagatgccattaagaacatttgtgatttcATGGGTGaggaatttggaagaagttgattccaaccctatCAGATGACTTTGAGagattcaagacttcagtggaggaagaaaCTGCATATGTGgtggaaaaagcaagagaactagaattagaagcggagcctgaagatgtgactgaactgCTGTGATCTCAAAGTAAAACGtgaacagatgaggagttgcttcatACGGATGAGAAAGTGTTTTCTTGAGATGGAagctactcctggtgaagatgctgtgaagattgttgaaataacagaaaagaattagaataccacataaacttagttgataaagcagcagcagggtttaaaagaaattctgctatgggtaaaatgctgtcaaacagCATTGCTGCTACAGAGAAActgttcatgaaaggaagagttgaTTAATACAGCAAACTTCATCGTTGTCCTCTTTTAAGAAATTCTCACAGAGCCCCCAGCCTTCATCAGCCACCGCCCTGATCAGGCAGCAGCATCAACACCGAGGCCAGACCCCTCCACCTGCAAAGAGATTACAacctgctgaaggctcagatgatggttagcacttagcaataaagtacttttaaattaaggaaggcaagggcttccctggtggcacagtggttgggagtccacctgccgatgcaggggacgcgggttcgtgccccggcccgggaggatcccacatgccgcggagcggctgggcccgtgagccatggccactgagcctgcgcgtccggagcctgtgctccgcaacgggagaggccacagtggtgagaggcccacgtaccgcaaaaaaaataaataaataaatttaaaaaattaaggaaggCAAATTGTCATAATGTGCGatcgcacacttaatagactgcaaTATAGCACAAACAACTTTTTTACATGCACTGAGAAACGCAAAGGTTTGTTGTGTCTTGCTTTACTCACTTTACtatggtggtctggaactgagccCACCatctccaaggtgtgcctgtacTCAGAACTTGTTAAGATTCTTTTCTGCAACAGTTTCAAACCTGTCTAGTCAGCTCTCTCACTGAGCTACTACCTGTCTGTCTATACCATCACCAGTAGCACCCCTTTTCCCTCTCGCTTGTGTGTGTGATCAGCTACTTCAGGAGAGCTCTCAGGATTGCTGTTGAAAgccctgctgccacctctccttGGCTGCCCCCGTGTTCAGGGGCACAGAGGCTGACCCTTTCTGGCACACCATCCTGCCCTGCAGAGATGGGAAGCTCAACTCTATTCCAACTCCCTTGCAGTGGGGATTCTAGACACGAACTAAATTCCCTCAGTGAGATACACTCATGCTATTTGGAGGGCAGAAGGGTGGAGGACAATTTCAGCTGCTGTAGGTGGACACAGATGCGGGGATCAAGAGGCAGTCGTGGCCGAGGCTGCAATGTCCAAAGCCCAGGTCTGTCCTCCCAAGCAAGAAGACACAGTAGCATTTCCTTGAGCCTAAAGAGATTAGTACAGGTGGTAGCTGCCCCCTCCCATCCTTCTGCTTGGAGCAGAGGTAGCAGATCCCATGGTGCGTCAAGGCTGAGATGTCCGGAGTTATTCCTAGACACCTGCTCCTCCAGCCTTTACAACACCAGGAAGCAACTCCTcccgtttatttttttaattaataaattaattaatttatttttggccgtgttgggtcttcattgccgtgtgcgggctttctccagttgcggcgagcaggggctactctccgttgccgtgcgcgggcttctcattgcggcagcttctcttgtcgcggaacacgggctctaggcacgcaggcttcagtagttgtggcacgcaggctcagtagttgtggctcgcaggctcagcagttgtggctcgcgggc contains:
- the RNF4 gene encoding E3 ubiquitin-protein ligase RNF4 → MSTRKRRGGTVNSRQAQKRTREASSPPEMALEAEPIELVESAGDEIVDLTCESLEPVVVDLTHSDSVVVLDERRRPRRNGRRLRQEHADSCVLSSDDEELPRDKDVYVTTHTPRNAREEAATGLRPSGTVSCPICMDGYSEIVQNGRLIVSTECGHVFCSQCLRDSLKNANTCPTCRKKISHKRYHPIYL